One Pseudopipra pipra isolate bDixPip1 chromosome 28, bDixPip1.hap1, whole genome shotgun sequence genomic region harbors:
- the NSD3 gene encoding histone-lysine N-methyltransferase NSD3 isoform X1, with translation MDFSFSFMQGIMGNTIQQPPQLIDSANIRQEEAFDGSSDIAEDGGRTPYEPALQQSFQYPTPTAEELPPITNGYPPAMGMYEPQAKYQTYAQYPNGSANGFGAVRTFSPPEYYPMENSNARPHEALEKPSPPQPPPPPPPSAPQVGIPKKTGSPEIKLKITKTIQNGRELFESSLCGDLLNEVQAREYAKAKHEGRKEKRKKSSKHDSSRSEERKSHKIPKLEPEEQNRPNERLSTPSERPREEAVLEEAPVQQLLPSLPTQAPHDVKFQVGDLVWSKVGTYPWWPCMVSCDPQLDVHTKINTRGAREYHVQFFSNQPERAWVHEKRVREYQGHKQYEQLLAEAAKQASNHSEKQKIRKPRPQRERAQWDIGIAHAEKALKMTREERIEQYTFIYIDQEPEEALAKAKKTAASKAEAKKNRRPKPALNTQPEHANVAAGSSPSSAEARRQGQRRQSSVEEEEAPPVKIAWKTAAARKSLPASITMHNLDLQKCNMSPVVKIEQVFALQNAAGDGKLIDQFVYSTKGVGNKTEISVKGQEKLNSSSAQRSEKAAVQNASSPETTSGSAGSVEKKQQRRSIRTRSESEKSTEVVPKKKIKKEQVETVPLAAVKTGLQKGASEISDSCKPLKKRSRASTDMELTSSAYRDTSDSDSRGLNDLQGSFGKRSDSPSATADADASDVQSVDSSLSRRGTGTSKKDTVCQICESYGESLLACEGECCSVFHLECLGLKAVPEEKFICAECKNGEHTCFSCKLPGKDVKRCSVSTCGKFYHESCVRKFATALFESRGFRCPQHCCTACSMDKDMHKASKGRMARCLRCPVAYHSGDGCIAAGSLFVSSHILICSNHSKRTHSSSAVNVGFCFVCARGLVVQDHSDPLFSSYAYKSHYLLNESNRAELMKLPMIPPPSSASKKKCEKGGKLLCCESCPASFHPECLSIEMPEGCWNCNDCKAGKKLRYKQIVWVKLGNYRWWPAEICNPRSVPLNIQGLKHDIGDFPVFFFGSHDYYWVHQGRVFPYVEGDKSFAEGQTSINKTFKKALEEAAKRFQELKAQRESKEALEIERNSRKPPPYKHIKSNKVIGKVQIQVADLSEIPRCNCKPSDENPCGLESECLNRMLQYECHPQVCPAGERCQNQCFTKRLYPDAEIIKTERRGWGLRTKRSIKKGEFVNEYVGELIDEEECRLRIKRAHENSVTNFYMLTVTKDRIIDAGPKGNYSRFMNHSCNPNCETQKWTVNGDIRVGLFALCDIPAGMELTFNYNLDCLGNGRTECHCGAENCSGFLGVRPKTAFATANEEKVKNAKLKQKKRKIKTEQKQMHEDNCFQCGDGGELVMCDKKDCPKAYHLLCLNLTQPPFGKWECPWHQCDVCSNPAVSFCEFCPHSFCKDHEKGALVPSALDGRLCCSAHDPKSPVAPEYWSKIKCKLEAQNAVEEAKE, from the exons atggatttctctttctctttcatgCAAGGGATCATGGGAAACACAATTCAGCAACCACCTCAACTCATTGACTCCGCCAACATCCGCCAAGAGGAGGCCTTTGATGGCAGCAGTGACATTGCTGAGGATGGGGGCCGGACGCCGTACGAGCCGGCGCTGCAGCAAAGCTTCCAGTACCCCACGCCCACGGCGGAGGAGCTGCCCCCCATCACCAACGGGTACCCCCCGGCCATGGGCATGTACGAGCCCCAGGCCAAATACCAGACGTACGCTCAGTATCCCAACGGCTCGGCCAACGGCTTTGGGGCAGTCAGGACCTTCAGCCCCCCGGAGTATTACCCAATGGAGAACTCTAACGCGAGGCCGCACGAAGCTCTGGAGAaaccttcccctccccagccgccgccgccgccccccccctCGGCTCCACAAGTGGGGATTCCAAAGAAGACTGGCTCACCAGAGATCAAACTCAAAATAACCAAAACTATCCAGAACGGCAGGGAATTGTTTGAGTCCTCCCTGTGTGGGGACCTGTTGAACGAGGTGCAGGCGAGGGAGTACGCGAAGGCGAAACACgaggggaggaaagagaaaaggaaaaaaagtagcaAGCACGACTCTTCCCGGTCGGAAGAGCGCAAGTCGCACAAAATTCCAAAATTAGAACCAGAGGAGCAAAAT AGACCAAATGAGAGGCTTAGCACGCCCTCAGAGAGACCAAGAGAAGAAGCCGTGCTGGAGGAAGCCCCG GTCCAGCAGCTCTTGCcgtcccttccaacacaagccCCCCATGACGTCAAGTTCCAGGTTGGCGATCTGGTTTGGTCCAAGGTGGGGACGTACCCGTGGTGGCCTTGCATGGTGTCATGTGATCCCCAGCTTGACGTGCATACCAAAATTAATACAAGAG GTGCCCGGGAATACCACGTCCAGTTCTTCAGCAACCAGCCGGAGCGGGCCTGGGTGCACGAGAAGCGCGTCCGGGAGTACCAGGGGCACAAACAGTACGAGCAGTTACTGGCTGAGGCTGCCAAGCAAGCCAGCAACCACTCCGAGAAGCAGAAG ATCCGCAAGCCCAGGCCGCAGAGGGAGCGAGCTCAGTGGGACATTGGCATTGCCCATGCTGAGAAGGCACTGAAGATGACCCGGGAGGAGAGGATAGAACAGTACACCTTCATTTACATAGACCAAGAGCCAGAGGAGGCTTTGGCCAAGGCCAAAAAGACTGCTGCCTCCAAAGCGGAGGCCAAGAAGAACCGGCGGCCGAAGCCGGCGCTGAACACGCAGCCGGAACACGCCAACGTGGCGGCAGGATCGTCCCCTTCCAGCGCCGAGGCACGGAGACAGGGCCAGAGGAGGCAGTCCagtgtggaggaggaggaggcaccTCCCGTGAAAATCGCTTGGAAAACAGCTGCCGCTAGGAAATCCCTCCCAGCTTCAATAACCATGCACAACCTGGACCTGCAAAAATGTAACATGTCTCCGGTTGTTAAAATTGAACAGGTTTTTGCCCTTCAGAATGCTGCTGGGGATGGAAAGCTCATCGATCAGTTTGTTTATTCCACCAAG ggAGTTggtaacaaaacagaaataagcgTCAAAGGACAAGAGAAACTTAATTCTTCATCAGCTCAGAGGAgtgaaaaagcagcagtgcaAAATGCATCCTCTCCTGAGACAACTTCTGGGTCAGCAG GTTCTGTAGAAAAGAAGCAACAGAGAAGATCGATTCGAACCCGCTCAGAGTCTGAGAAATCCACCGAAGTTGTGCCAAAGAAGAAGATCAAAAAGGAGCAG GTTGAAACGGTCCCACTGGCAGCAGTGAAGACGGGACTGCAGAAAG GTGCCAGCGAGATTTCAGACTCCTGTAAGCCCTTGAAGAAGAGGAGTCGTGCCTCCACAGACATGGAGCTGACCAGCTCTGCCTACAGGGACACGTCTGACTCTGATTCCAGGGGACTCAATGATTTACAg GGCAGTTTTGGGAAGCGCTCGGACAGCCCGTCAGCCACTGCCGACGCCGATGCCTCGGATGTACAGTCAGTGGACTCCAGCTTATCCAGGAGAGGGACTGGCACAAGTAAAAAAGACACTGTTTGTCAG ATCTGCGAGAGCTACGGCGAGTCGCTGCTGGCCTGCGAGGGCGAGTGCTGCAGCGTGTTCCACCTGGAGTGCCTCGGCCTGAAGGCTGTGCCCGAGGAGAAGTTCATCTGCGCCGAGTGTAAGAACG GAGAACACACGTGCTTTTCCTGCAAGCTCCCTGGCAAGGATGTGAAGCGCTGCTCCGTCAGCACCTGCGGGAAGTTCTACCACGAGTCCTGTGTCCGCAAGTTTGCCACGGCCCTGTTCGAGTCCCGGGGCTTCCGGtgcccacagcactgctgcactGCCTGCTCCATGGACAAGGACATGCACAAAGCCAGCAAAG GTCGCATGGCGAGGTGTTTGCGGTGCCCCGTGGCCTATCACTCGGGAGACGGCTGCATCGCCGCCGGGAGCTTGTTTGTGTCATCCCACATCCTCATCTGTAGTAACCATTCCAAAAGGACTCACTCCTCATCAGCTGTAAATGTAGGCTTTTGTTTCGTTTGTGCAAGAG GGCTGGTAGTGCAGGACCATTCAGACCCCCTGTTCAGTTCCTATGCCTATAAGTCCCACTACCTACTGAATGAGTCAAATCGTGCTGAGTTGATGAAATTACCTATGATTCCTCCTCCTTCGTCAGCTTCCAAAAAGAAATGTGAGAAAG GTGGCAAACTGTTGTGCTGTGAGTCCTGCCCAGCTTCCTTCCACCCCGAGTGTCTCAGCATAGAAATGCCTGAGGGATGCTGGAATTGCAATGACTGTAAAGCTGGGAAGAAGCTGCGGTACAAGCAGATCGTTTGGGTCAAGCTTGGGAATTACAG gtGGTGGCCAGCAGAGATCTGCAATCCCAGGTCTGTGCCTCTCAACATACAGGGCCTCAAACATGATATCGGGGACTTCCcagtatttttctttggttCACATGACTACTATTGGGTACACCAGGGCAGAGTTTTCCCTTATGTTGAAGGAGATAAAAGCTTTGCTGAGGGGCAAACTAGTATTAACAAGACCTTCAAGAAAG CActtgaagaagcagcaaagcgCTTCCAGGAGCTGAAAGcacaaagagaaagcaaagaggCATTGGAAATTGAAAGGAATTCAAGGAAACCTCCACCCTATAAACACATTAAA TCCAACAAGGTGATAGGGAAGGTTCAGATCCAGGTGGCCGACCTGTCGGAGATCCCCCGGTGTAACTGCAAGCCCTCGGACGAGAACCCGTGTGGGCTGGAGTCGGAGTGCCTGAACAGGATGCTGCAGTACGAGTGCCACCCCCAGGTGTGCCCGGCCGGGGAGCGCTGCCAGAACCAGTGCTTCACCAAGAGGCTCTACCCCGACGCCGAGATCATCAAAACCGAGCGCCGCGGCTGGGGCCTCAGGACCAAAAGGAGCATTAAAAAG GGTGAATTTGTGAATGAGTATGTTGGGGAGCTCATTGACGAGGAGGAGTGCCGGCTGCGGATCAAACGTGCCCACGAGAACAGCGTCACCAATTTTTATATGTTAACTGTGACCAAG GACCGAATAATAGATGCTGGCCCAAAGGGGAACTACTCCCGTTTTATGAACCATAGTTGTAACCCAAACTGTGAAACACAGAAGTGGACAGTGAATGGTGACATTAGAGTTGGACTGTTTGCTCTTTGTGACATTCCTGCAG GAATGGAGTTAACGTTCAATTACAACCTGGATTGCCTGGGCAATGGCAGGACCGAGTGTCACTGCGGAGCAGAGAACTGCAGCGGCTTCCTGGGAGTGCGGCCCAAG ACAGCGTTTGCAACGGCAAATGAAGAGAAGGTGAAGAACGCAAAGTTAAAGCAGAAGAAAcggaaaataaaaacagaacagaagcAGATGCACGAAGACAACTGTTTCCAGTGTGGAGATGGGGGAGAGCTGGTCATGTGTGATAAGAAGGACTGTCCCAAAGCGTACCACCTCCTATGCCTTAACCTGACTCAACCACCTTTTG gaaagtgggAATGTCCATGGCATCAGTGCGACGTCTGTAGCAATCCTGCTGTTTCCTTCTGTGAGTTTTGCCCCCATTCCTTCTGTAAGGATCACGAGAAGGGAGCCCTGGTGCCGTCGGCGCTGGACGGCCGCCTCTGCTGCTCCGCACACGACCCCAAATCTCCCGTGGCACCCGAGTACTGGAGCAAGATCAAGTGCAAATTGGAAGCACAGAATGCTGTGGAAGAGGCAAAGGAGTGA
- the NSD3 gene encoding histone-lysine N-methyltransferase NSD3 isoform X3 translates to MDFSFSFMQGIMGNTIQQPPQLIDSANIRQEEAFDGSSDIAEDGGRTPYEPALQQSFQYPTPTAEELPPITNGYPPAMGMYEPQAKYQTYAQYPNGSANGFGAVRTFSPPEYYPMENSNARPHEALEKPSPPQPPPPPPPSAPQVGIPKKTGSPEIKLKITKTIQNGRELFESSLCGDLLNEVQAREYAKAKHEGRKEKRKKSSKHDSSRSEERKSHKIPKLEPEEQNRPNERLSTPSERPREEAVLEEAPVQQLLPSLPTQAPHDVKFQVGDLVWSKVGTYPWWPCMVSCDPQLDVHTKINTRGAREYHVQFFSNQPERAWVHEKRVREYQGHKQYEQLLAEAAKQASNHSEKQKIRKPRPQRERAQWDIGIAHAEKALKMTREERIEQYTFIYIDQEPEEALAKAKKTAASKAEAKKNRRPKPALNTQPEHANVAAGSSPSSAEARRQGQRRQSSVEEEEAPPVKIAWKTAAARKSLPASITMHNLDLQKCNMSPVVKIEQVFALQNAAGDGKLIDQFVYSTKGVGNKTEISVKGQEKLNSSSAQRSEKAAVQNASSPETTSGSAGSVEKKQQRRSIRTRSESEKSTEVVPKKKIKKEQVETVPLAAVKTGLQKGASEISDSCKPLKKRSRASTDMELTSSAYRDTSDSDSRGLNDLQGSFGKRSDSPSATADADASDVQSVDSSLSRRGTGTSKKDTVCQICESYGESLLACEGECCSVFHLECLGLKAVPEEKFICAECKNGEHTCFSCKLPGKDVKRCSVSTCGKFYHESCVRKFATALFESRGFRCPQHCCTACSMDKDMHKASKGRMARCLRCPVAYHSGDGCIAAGSLFVSSHILICSNHSKRTHSSSAVNVGFCFVCARGLVVQDHSDPLFSSYAYKSHYLLNESNRAELMKLPMIPPPSSASKKKCEKGGKLLCCESCPASFHPECLSIEMPEGCWNCNDCKAGKKLRYKQIVWVKLGNYRWWPAEICNPST, encoded by the exons atggatttctctttctctttcatgCAAGGGATCATGGGAAACACAATTCAGCAACCACCTCAACTCATTGACTCCGCCAACATCCGCCAAGAGGAGGCCTTTGATGGCAGCAGTGACATTGCTGAGGATGGGGGCCGGACGCCGTACGAGCCGGCGCTGCAGCAAAGCTTCCAGTACCCCACGCCCACGGCGGAGGAGCTGCCCCCCATCACCAACGGGTACCCCCCGGCCATGGGCATGTACGAGCCCCAGGCCAAATACCAGACGTACGCTCAGTATCCCAACGGCTCGGCCAACGGCTTTGGGGCAGTCAGGACCTTCAGCCCCCCGGAGTATTACCCAATGGAGAACTCTAACGCGAGGCCGCACGAAGCTCTGGAGAaaccttcccctccccagccgccgccgccgccccccccctCGGCTCCACAAGTGGGGATTCCAAAGAAGACTGGCTCACCAGAGATCAAACTCAAAATAACCAAAACTATCCAGAACGGCAGGGAATTGTTTGAGTCCTCCCTGTGTGGGGACCTGTTGAACGAGGTGCAGGCGAGGGAGTACGCGAAGGCGAAACACgaggggaggaaagagaaaaggaaaaaaagtagcaAGCACGACTCTTCCCGGTCGGAAGAGCGCAAGTCGCACAAAATTCCAAAATTAGAACCAGAGGAGCAAAAT AGACCAAATGAGAGGCTTAGCACGCCCTCAGAGAGACCAAGAGAAGAAGCCGTGCTGGAGGAAGCCCCG GTCCAGCAGCTCTTGCcgtcccttccaacacaagccCCCCATGACGTCAAGTTCCAGGTTGGCGATCTGGTTTGGTCCAAGGTGGGGACGTACCCGTGGTGGCCTTGCATGGTGTCATGTGATCCCCAGCTTGACGTGCATACCAAAATTAATACAAGAG GTGCCCGGGAATACCACGTCCAGTTCTTCAGCAACCAGCCGGAGCGGGCCTGGGTGCACGAGAAGCGCGTCCGGGAGTACCAGGGGCACAAACAGTACGAGCAGTTACTGGCTGAGGCTGCCAAGCAAGCCAGCAACCACTCCGAGAAGCAGAAG ATCCGCAAGCCCAGGCCGCAGAGGGAGCGAGCTCAGTGGGACATTGGCATTGCCCATGCTGAGAAGGCACTGAAGATGACCCGGGAGGAGAGGATAGAACAGTACACCTTCATTTACATAGACCAAGAGCCAGAGGAGGCTTTGGCCAAGGCCAAAAAGACTGCTGCCTCCAAAGCGGAGGCCAAGAAGAACCGGCGGCCGAAGCCGGCGCTGAACACGCAGCCGGAACACGCCAACGTGGCGGCAGGATCGTCCCCTTCCAGCGCCGAGGCACGGAGACAGGGCCAGAGGAGGCAGTCCagtgtggaggaggaggaggcaccTCCCGTGAAAATCGCTTGGAAAACAGCTGCCGCTAGGAAATCCCTCCCAGCTTCAATAACCATGCACAACCTGGACCTGCAAAAATGTAACATGTCTCCGGTTGTTAAAATTGAACAGGTTTTTGCCCTTCAGAATGCTGCTGGGGATGGAAAGCTCATCGATCAGTTTGTTTATTCCACCAAG ggAGTTggtaacaaaacagaaataagcgTCAAAGGACAAGAGAAACTTAATTCTTCATCAGCTCAGAGGAgtgaaaaagcagcagtgcaAAATGCATCCTCTCCTGAGACAACTTCTGGGTCAGCAG GTTCTGTAGAAAAGAAGCAACAGAGAAGATCGATTCGAACCCGCTCAGAGTCTGAGAAATCCACCGAAGTTGTGCCAAAGAAGAAGATCAAAAAGGAGCAG GTTGAAACGGTCCCACTGGCAGCAGTGAAGACGGGACTGCAGAAAG GTGCCAGCGAGATTTCAGACTCCTGTAAGCCCTTGAAGAAGAGGAGTCGTGCCTCCACAGACATGGAGCTGACCAGCTCTGCCTACAGGGACACGTCTGACTCTGATTCCAGGGGACTCAATGATTTACAg GGCAGTTTTGGGAAGCGCTCGGACAGCCCGTCAGCCACTGCCGACGCCGATGCCTCGGATGTACAGTCAGTGGACTCCAGCTTATCCAGGAGAGGGACTGGCACAAGTAAAAAAGACACTGTTTGTCAG ATCTGCGAGAGCTACGGCGAGTCGCTGCTGGCCTGCGAGGGCGAGTGCTGCAGCGTGTTCCACCTGGAGTGCCTCGGCCTGAAGGCTGTGCCCGAGGAGAAGTTCATCTGCGCCGAGTGTAAGAACG GAGAACACACGTGCTTTTCCTGCAAGCTCCCTGGCAAGGATGTGAAGCGCTGCTCCGTCAGCACCTGCGGGAAGTTCTACCACGAGTCCTGTGTCCGCAAGTTTGCCACGGCCCTGTTCGAGTCCCGGGGCTTCCGGtgcccacagcactgctgcactGCCTGCTCCATGGACAAGGACATGCACAAAGCCAGCAAAG GTCGCATGGCGAGGTGTTTGCGGTGCCCCGTGGCCTATCACTCGGGAGACGGCTGCATCGCCGCCGGGAGCTTGTTTGTGTCATCCCACATCCTCATCTGTAGTAACCATTCCAAAAGGACTCACTCCTCATCAGCTGTAAATGTAGGCTTTTGTTTCGTTTGTGCAAGAG GGCTGGTAGTGCAGGACCATTCAGACCCCCTGTTCAGTTCCTATGCCTATAAGTCCCACTACCTACTGAATGAGTCAAATCGTGCTGAGTTGATGAAATTACCTATGATTCCTCCTCCTTCGTCAGCTTCCAAAAAGAAATGTGAGAAAG GTGGCAAACTGTTGTGCTGTGAGTCCTGCCCAGCTTCCTTCCACCCCGAGTGTCTCAGCATAGAAATGCCTGAGGGATGCTGGAATTGCAATGACTGTAAAGCTGGGAAGAAGCTGCGGTACAAGCAGATCGTTTGGGTCAAGCTTGGGAATTACAG gtGGTGGCCAGCAGAGATCTGCAATCCCAG CActtga